The following are from one region of the Salvia hispanica cultivar TCC Black 2014 chromosome 1, UniMelb_Shisp_WGS_1.0, whole genome shotgun sequence genome:
- the LOC125206355 gene encoding protein LEAD-SENSITIVE 1-like: MDLCIAFEYGVSPVVLMAKVRSGTCSIAKSDPPEDVIHRAKHLLRKGFRKYDWLLNNCEDFAMYCKTGVRVCGKKSSGASGEVYSFVGIPVAAMIYLPLKLLVSNPVARVAMPAAQYIYSQYALDLGVRDDVTKVWVEDLVPSELPLR, translated from the coding sequence atggatcttTGTATCGCTTTTGAGTATGGAGTTAGCCCGGTAGTGTTAATGGCTAAGGTTCGATCTGGGACATGCTCAATTGCTAAATCTGATCCTCCAGAAGATGTGATTCACAGAGCTAAGCATTTGCTGCGGAAGGGATTCAGGAAGTATGATTGGTTATTAAATAACTGTGAGGATTTTGCGATGTATTGTAAAACTGGAGTTCGTGTTTGTGGTAAGAAAAGCTCTGGTGCCAGTGGCGAAGTCTATTCCTTTGTTGGTATTCCTGTGGCTGCAATGATCTATTTGCCGCTCAAGCTGCTTGTTTCAAACCCGGTTGCTCGTGTTGCAATGCCTGCAGCGCAATACATTTATAGTCAGTATGCTCTTGATCTTGGTGTTCGGGATGATGTTACCAAGGTATGGGTAGAGGATCTTGTTCCTAGTGAACTCCCGTTGAGGTAG